Proteins co-encoded in one Burkholderia ambifaria AMMD genomic window:
- a CDS encoding non-ribosomal peptide synthetase yields the protein MKNESLPIRATSAQYGIWVAQQVDSDDPGYLTAETVELDGALDVAALTDSVEAVLDHADALHMRFVWQDDALWQARRTPRTRLPLVDLSAQADPVQAAHAWMQASLSVCCDVTADPLYRTALLRLSPTRHWWYLQVHHIALDGFGYGLLQQAVGARYNARVGGGPLPALPDWRLDRVVEAEARYRADGGFDADRAFWRAHLRDVPAPLVLAPKQDIAADARRATRVLDADRVHALRAAAERVDVDWNAWLLCAVGIWLAKQGGQRDLTLGLPVMNRLGTPALGVPCMAMNIVPLRMHVDAERSPRALARECAARLRAIRPHLYYRYGWIRGDLGLLERNAFLFNQAVNVMPFERRVVFHGLASDTRAVSGGPVKDLNVTLTVRGGAWHLTLEANPNAYDEAVLAAHARNLAEWLDAFAEQAPDAPVGALLEGMPAPSIVRGAPIAGPCDDVLARIERIARDAPSHPAIEAGDRRIDYRSLLADAAALATELERRGVGCNARVAIAAPRAPDVIAAMLAVLKVGATIVPIDPDGPPQRVAAMLADAAPALVITRDAYRECAGERSVLDLDAARVPLPHDVVCVAPDAARPAYLLYTSGSTGRPNGVLVGRGALAHFVASTRDLYRIGPGDRTLQFAPLHFDASFEEIFATLCNGATLVLRDDAMLDSVDAFTAEVERRRITVLDLPTAYWHVLAHALDARHAQRLAGVRLTIIGGEAALPERIRRWHAHLPHLALLNTYGPTETTIIATAACVSGPGAIWRDGELVPIGTPRAGVDACVVDERLYPVAEGRTGELVLCGDALALGYPGNAALTSGRFVRLPGSGVRAYRTGDLATVRDGRLVFDGRIDHEVKISGVRIDPREIEDWLLRTPDVREAAVVALRGDADVTTLAAFVAGVDDTAALRARLADALPAAAIPDAWHVLERLPRNVNGKTDRNALRQLAIAGRIGVDDDPRADALERQVMHAWRSVLGGVALTPDSNFFEIGGKSLQAIQMSARLATALGRDVPVSMLFRHATVAALTAALRTPLPYRPRAERDAFAPHLAIQTAGAPAQRLICIHPADGLAWSYLRVAAYLPDTTIDGLQLSVGDTNGAADFDALVDTYVRRVRALQPDGPYHLLGWSVGGALAYAVAAALERAGAPVGVLALMDSYPSSAWTAQPQPETGDALRILLTVNGDFDTAALSDVLLRQRLLRANSPFAALGGAGLDALVGATLRQMRLFRAAPPPHYGGELLLFNATRKRPGTPTPDSWAALRPVALTTCVALDCSHDGMSDPEPMAAIGAALTERLAAWADMETVMRNANR from the coding sequence ATGAAAAACGAATCCTTGCCGATCCGCGCGACTTCCGCGCAATACGGAATCTGGGTCGCGCAACAGGTCGACTCCGACGATCCGGGCTATCTGACGGCCGAGACCGTCGAGCTCGACGGCGCGCTCGACGTCGCCGCGCTGACCGACAGCGTCGAGGCCGTGCTCGATCACGCCGACGCGCTGCACATGCGGTTCGTGTGGCAGGACGATGCGCTGTGGCAGGCGCGCCGGACGCCGCGCACGCGCTTGCCGCTCGTCGACCTGTCGGCGCAAGCCGATCCCGTGCAGGCGGCGCACGCGTGGATGCAGGCGTCGCTGTCGGTCTGCTGCGACGTGACAGCCGATCCGCTGTACCGTACCGCGCTGCTGCGGCTGTCGCCGACCCGGCACTGGTGGTATCTGCAGGTGCATCACATCGCGCTCGACGGCTTCGGCTACGGGCTGCTGCAGCAGGCCGTGGGCGCCCGCTACAACGCGCGCGTCGGCGGCGGGCCGCTGCCGGCGCTGCCCGACTGGCGGCTGGATCGCGTTGTGGAGGCCGAGGCGCGTTATCGCGCCGACGGCGGCTTCGATGCCGATCGCGCGTTCTGGCGTGCGCATCTGCGCGACGTGCCCGCGCCGCTCGTACTCGCGCCGAAACAGGACATCGCCGCCGACGCGCGGCGAGCGACGCGCGTGCTCGACGCCGACCGCGTGCACGCGCTGCGCGCGGCCGCCGAGCGAGTCGACGTCGACTGGAATGCGTGGCTGCTGTGCGCGGTCGGCATCTGGCTCGCGAAGCAGGGCGGCCAGCGCGACCTGACGCTCGGGCTGCCGGTGATGAACCGGCTTGGCACGCCGGCGCTCGGCGTGCCGTGCATGGCGATGAACATCGTGCCGCTGCGCATGCACGTCGACGCCGAACGCTCGCCGCGTGCGCTCGCGCGCGAATGCGCGGCGCGCCTGCGCGCGATCCGGCCGCATCTGTATTACCGGTACGGCTGGATTCGCGGCGATCTCGGGCTGCTGGAGCGCAACGCGTTCCTGTTCAATCAGGCCGTCAACGTGATGCCGTTCGAACGCCGGGTCGTGTTCCACGGGCTCGCGAGCGATACGCGCGCGGTGAGCGGTGGCCCGGTGAAGGATCTGAACGTGACGCTCACCGTGCGTGGCGGCGCGTGGCACCTGACGCTGGAAGCGAACCCGAACGCGTACGACGAGGCCGTGCTCGCCGCGCATGCGCGCAACCTTGCCGAGTGGCTCGACGCATTTGCCGAACAGGCGCCGGATGCGCCTGTCGGCGCGTTGCTCGAGGGGATGCCCGCGCCGTCGATCGTGCGCGGCGCGCCGATCGCCGGGCCGTGCGACGACGTGCTCGCGAGGATCGAGCGCATCGCGCGCGATGCACCGTCGCATCCGGCGATCGAGGCCGGTGACCGGCGCATCGACTACCGGTCGTTGCTCGCTGACGCCGCTGCACTCGCGACGGAACTCGAACGACGGGGCGTGGGGTGCAATGCACGCGTCGCGATCGCCGCGCCGCGTGCGCCCGACGTGATCGCCGCGATGCTGGCCGTGCTGAAGGTCGGCGCGACGATCGTGCCGATCGATCCGGACGGACCGCCGCAGCGCGTCGCGGCGATGCTGGCCGATGCGGCGCCCGCACTGGTGATCACGCGCGATGCGTATCGCGAATGCGCGGGCGAGCGGTCGGTGCTCGATCTGGACGCGGCGCGCGTGCCGTTGCCGCACGACGTGGTGTGCGTGGCGCCCGATGCGGCCCGGCCCGCGTACCTGCTGTACACGTCGGGATCGACCGGCCGGCCGAACGGCGTGCTGGTCGGGCGCGGCGCGCTCGCGCATTTCGTCGCGAGCACGCGCGACCTGTATCGGATCGGTCCGGGCGACCGCACGCTGCAGTTCGCGCCGCTGCATTTCGATGCGAGCTTCGAGGAGATATTCGCGACGCTCTGCAACGGCGCGACGCTCGTATTGCGCGACGACGCGATGCTCGACTCGGTCGACGCGTTTACGGCCGAGGTCGAACGCCGCCGCATCACGGTGCTCGATCTGCCGACCGCTTACTGGCACGTGCTCGCCCACGCACTGGACGCACGCCATGCGCAGCGCCTCGCCGGCGTGCGCCTGACGATCATCGGCGGGGAGGCCGCGTTGCCGGAGCGGATCCGGCGCTGGCATGCGCACCTGCCGCATCTGGCGCTGCTGAACACCTATGGCCCGACCGAAACGACGATCATCGCGACGGCCGCCTGCGTGAGTGGCCCCGGCGCGATCTGGCGCGACGGCGAGCTGGTGCCGATCGGCACGCCGCGCGCGGGCGTCGACGCGTGTGTCGTCGACGAGCGGCTGTATCCGGTGGCCGAGGGCCGCACGGGCGAACTGGTGCTGTGCGGCGATGCGCTTGCGCTAGGCTATCCGGGCAATGCGGCGCTGACGTCCGGGCGCTTCGTCAGGCTGCCCGGGAGCGGCGTGCGCGCGTACCGGACCGGCGATCTCGCCACCGTGCGCGACGGCCGGCTGGTGTTCGACGGCCGGATCGACCACGAGGTGAAGATCAGCGGCGTGCGCATCGATCCGCGCGAGATCGAGGACTGGCTGCTGCGCACGCCGGATGTGCGCGAGGCGGCGGTCGTCGCACTGCGCGGCGACGCCGACGTGACGACACTCGCGGCGTTCGTCGCCGGGGTCGACGACACGGCCGCGCTGCGGGCGCGGCTCGCCGACGCGCTGCCGGCCGCGGCGATTCCCGACGCATGGCACGTGCTCGAACGGCTGCCGCGCAACGTCAACGGCAAGACCGATCGCAACGCATTGCGGCAACTGGCGATAGCGGGCCGCATCGGCGTGGACGACGATCCGCGCGCCGACGCGCTCGAACGGCAGGTGATGCACGCGTGGCGCAGCGTGCTCGGCGGCGTCGCGCTGACGCCAGATTCGAATTTCTTCGAGATCGGCGGCAAGTCGTTACAGGCGATCCAGATGAGCGCCCGGCTGGCGACCGCGCTCGGTCGCGATGTGCCTGTGTCGATGCTGTTCCGCCATGCGACGGTCGCGGCACTGACGGCCGCGCTGCGTACGCCGCTGCCGTACCGGCCGCGCGCGGAGCGTGATGCGTTCGCACCGCATCTCGCGATCCAGACGGCTGGCGCGCCCGCGCAGCGGCTGATCTGCATCCATCCGGCCGACGGCCTCGCGTGGAGCTACCTGCGCGTCGCCGCGTACCTGCCCGACACGACGATCGACGGGCTGCAACTGTCGGTCGGCGACACGAACGGCGCGGCCGATTTCGACGCGCTCGTCGACACCTATGTGCGGCGCGTGCGGGCGCTGCAGCCGGACGGTCCGTACCACCTGCTCGGCTGGTCGGTGGGCGGCGCGCTCGCGTACGCGGTCGCCGCGGCCCTCGAACGCGCCGGCGCGCCGGTCGGCGTGCTCGCGCTGATGGACAGTTATCCGTCGTCCGCGTGGACGGCCCAGCCACAGCCGGAGACTGGCGACGCGCTGCGGATCCTGCTGACGGTGAACGGCGATTTCGACACGGCGGCGTTGTCCGACGTGCTGCTGCGGCAGCGCCTGCTGCGCGCGAACAGCCCGTTCGCCGCGCTCGGCGGCGCGGGGCTCGACGCGCTGGTCGGCGCGACGCTGCGGCAGATGCGCCTGTTCCGCGCGGCGCCGCCCCCGCATTACGGCGGCGAACTGCTGCTGTTCAACGCGACCCGCAAGCGGCCCGGCACGCCGACGCCCGACAGCTGGGCCGCGCTCCGGCCGGTGGCGTTGACGACTTGCGTGGCGCTCGACTGCTCGCACGACGGGATGTCCGATCCCGAGCCGATGGCGGCGATCGGCGCCGCACTGACCGAACGGCTCGCCGCATGGGCCGACATGGAAACCGTTATGAGGAACGCGAATCGATGA
- a CDS encoding DUF2218 domain-containing protein, which produces MTAHPGMPDARPASFVSTAQVSVPQADRVLFKLCKHYAIKVPVVFDEHRATIDFPYGVCRMLRTDDMLQLRCEADSSERLEQIQYVMDEHLVLMSRNRALVVAWERGA; this is translated from the coding sequence ATGACGGCGCATCCGGGGATGCCCGATGCGCGTCCGGCGTCGTTCGTGAGCACGGCGCAGGTGTCGGTGCCGCAGGCCGACCGCGTGCTGTTCAAGCTGTGCAAGCACTACGCGATCAAGGTACCCGTCGTGTTCGACGAACATCGCGCGACCATCGATTTCCCGTACGGCGTCTGCCGGATGCTGCGCACCGACGACATGCTGCAGCTGCGCTGCGAAGCCGATTCTTCGGAGCGGCTCGAGCAGATCCAGTACGTGATGGACGAGCACCTGGTGCTGATGTCGCGCAACCGGGCGCTGGTGGTCGCATGGGAGCGGGGCGCGTGA
- a CDS encoding isochorismatase family protein, protein MAIPKIASYPMPAELPANRVNWRFDPHRAALLVHDMQDYFLDFYDRAAAPVPTLVAHVRRLIDFARAAGMPVYYTAQPATQAAADRALLTDMWGPGLTAQPSRAAICDALAPASGDTVLDKWRYSAFRRSPLETCLREQARDQLAICGIYAHIGCLMTACDAFMRDVQPFFVADALADFSEREHRMALDYVAGRCGMAVTTDALVGVAPADDSAPMLVAIAAQVARSLRIPAADLREHDNLIDCGLDSIRMMTLVEQWRAQGYDVTFVQLAEQPTLGAWTQVLQRAAQVSA, encoded by the coding sequence ATGGCCATTCCGAAAATCGCTTCCTATCCGATGCCGGCCGAGCTGCCGGCGAACCGCGTGAACTGGCGGTTCGACCCGCACCGCGCGGCGCTGCTCGTGCACGACATGCAGGATTACTTCCTCGACTTCTATGACCGTGCGGCCGCGCCCGTGCCGACGCTCGTCGCGCATGTACGCCGCTTGATCGATTTCGCGCGTGCGGCCGGGATGCCGGTCTACTACACCGCGCAGCCGGCGACTCAGGCGGCGGCCGACCGGGCGCTCCTGACCGACATGTGGGGGCCGGGCCTCACCGCGCAGCCGTCGCGCGCGGCGATCTGCGACGCGCTCGCACCGGCGTCCGGCGATACGGTGCTCGACAAGTGGCGCTACAGCGCGTTCCGGCGCTCGCCGCTCGAGACGTGCCTGCGCGAGCAGGCGCGCGACCAGCTTGCGATTTGCGGGATCTATGCGCACATCGGCTGTCTGATGACCGCTTGCGATGCGTTCATGCGCGACGTGCAGCCGTTCTTCGTCGCCGACGCGCTCGCGGATTTCTCCGAGCGCGAGCACCGAATGGCGCTCGACTACGTGGCGGGCCGCTGCGGGATGGCGGTGACCACGGACGCGCTCGTAGGCGTCGCGCCGGCGGATGATTCTGCACCCATGCTGGTCGCAATCGCGGCGCAGGTCGCCCGCAGCCTGCGGATACCGGCCGCCGACCTGCGCGAGCACGACAATCTGATCGATTGCGGGCTCGATTCGATCCGGATGATGACGCTCGTCGAGCAGTGGCGCGCGCAAGGCTACGACGTCACGTTCGTCCAGCTCGCCGAGCAGCCGACGCTAGGCGCATGGACGCAGGTGCTGCAGCGCGCGGCGCAGGTGAGCGCATGA
- a CDS encoding (2,3-dihydroxybenzoyl)adenylate synthase — protein sequence MTSAKCTPWPDAFAEAYRQKGYWLGQSFAQWFDERVARHAERVALVQGDLRWSYRTFAAEAERTARALTACGIVPGERVVVQLPNCVAFFAVTFALFRIGALPVFALPAHRRREIGYFCRHAGAVAYVAAERHDGFDYRALASEIRADAPTLRHMLFTAPGNTRVALPEPTPDVALPPGPGAHEVAFLQLSGGSTGTPKLIPRTHDDYLYSVRESARICGLTERSVYLAALPAAHNYALSSPGSLGVFDAGGTVVLSDGASPDAAFPLIERERVTVAALVPPLVPVWLAAAGQRRGALASLELVQVGGARFDPALAARAADGFGAQLQQVFGMAEGLVNYTRLDDPRDVVIATQGRPISPDDEVRIVDDDDRPVAPGEVGHLLTRGPYTIRGYYDAAAHNARAFTADGFYRTGDRVRLTAGGQIVVEGRAKDQINRGGEKIPAEEIEHLLLAHPGVVDAALVAMPDPYLGERSCAYVIRGVPAPAAADLVRFVREQGVAAYKVPDRIEFVDAFPKTPVGKIDKRALRQHIADRLAAAA from the coding sequence ATGACGTCCGCGAAATGCACGCCGTGGCCGGACGCGTTCGCCGAGGCGTATCGGCAGAAGGGGTACTGGCTCGGCCAGTCGTTCGCGCAATGGTTCGACGAACGCGTCGCGCGGCACGCCGAACGCGTCGCGCTCGTACAGGGCGACCTGCGCTGGTCGTACCGGACGTTCGCGGCGGAAGCCGAGCGCACGGCCCGTGCGTTGACCGCGTGCGGGATCGTGCCGGGCGAGCGCGTCGTCGTGCAGTTGCCGAACTGCGTCGCTTTCTTCGCGGTGACGTTCGCGCTGTTCCGGATCGGCGCACTGCCGGTGTTTGCGCTGCCCGCGCATCGCCGGCGCGAGATCGGCTACTTTTGCCGGCACGCGGGCGCGGTCGCCTATGTCGCGGCGGAACGGCACGACGGGTTCGACTACAGGGCGCTCGCGAGCGAGATCCGCGCCGACGCGCCGACGCTGCGCCACATGCTGTTCACCGCGCCCGGCAATACGCGCGTCGCACTGCCGGAGCCGACGCCCGACGTCGCGCTGCCGCCGGGGCCCGGCGCGCACGAGGTCGCGTTCCTGCAACTGTCGGGTGGCAGCACGGGTACGCCAAAGCTGATCCCGCGCACGCACGACGACTATCTGTACAGCGTGCGCGAGAGCGCGCGCATTTGCGGGCTGACCGAGCGCAGCGTCTATCTCGCGGCGCTGCCGGCCGCGCATAACTATGCGCTGAGTTCGCCGGGTTCGCTCGGCGTCTTCGATGCCGGCGGCACCGTCGTGCTGAGCGACGGCGCGAGCCCTGATGCCGCGTTCCCGCTGATCGAGCGCGAGCGCGTGACAGTGGCGGCACTGGTGCCGCCACTCGTGCCCGTGTGGTTGGCAGCGGCCGGGCAGCGGCGCGGCGCGCTCGCGAGCCTCGAACTCGTGCAGGTCGGCGGCGCGCGCTTCGATCCGGCGCTCGCGGCCCGCGCGGCCGACGGCTTCGGCGCGCAATTGCAGCAGGTGTTCGGGATGGCCGAAGGGCTCGTCAACTACACGCGGCTCGACGATCCGCGCGACGTGGTGATCGCCACGCAGGGGCGCCCGATCTCGCCGGACGACGAGGTCCGCATCGTCGACGACGACGACCGCCCGGTCGCACCCGGTGAGGTCGGCCATCTGCTGACGCGCGGCCCGTACACGATCCGCGGCTACTACGACGCAGCCGCGCACAACGCGCGCGCGTTCACGGCGGACGGCTTCTATCGCACCGGCGATCGCGTCCGCCTGACGGCGGGCGGCCAGATCGTCGTCGAGGGGCGCGCGAAAGACCAGATCAACCGCGGCGGCGAGAAGATCCCGGCCGAGGAGATCGAACACCTGCTGCTCGCGCATCCGGGTGTCGTCGACGCGGCGCTGGTCGCGATGCCCGACCCGTATCTCGGCGAACGCAGTTGTGCGTACGTGATTCGCGGCGTGCCGGCGCCGGCCGCGGCGGATCTCGTGCGCTTCGTGCGTGAGCAGGGCGTGGCGGCGTACAAGGTGCCCGACCGGATCGAATTCGTCGACGCATTCCCGAAAACGCCGGTCGGCAAGATCGACAAGCGCGCGCTTCGACAGCACATCGCGGATCGGCTCGCCGCCGCCGCTTGA
- a CDS encoding isochorismate synthase — protein MYRADTPLFLATPAHTLLVCDVAEAIPHANAPLAARVNHALQRARADGHAGAAVVGAVPFDVDAPAVLRVARTMLRARPLGAQRAAVPAGTRYATREVPAADAYADAVAQAVARIRAGELDKVVLARTLEATGDAPVDVAALVARLASCNPHGYTFSVDLGAGRTLLGASPELLVNRFGSVVRANPLAGSAPRSRDPVEDRRRAQALLASAKDLDEHRVVVEAVRENLAPLCRRLDVPARPSLVHTETMWHLSTEVCGETDADALTLALALHPTPAVCGAPRAAARDCIRDAEPFDRGFYAGMLGWVDARGDGEWVVTIRCAEAFDRTLRLYAGAGVVGESTPDGERAETAAKFRTMLDALGIDRDAATGAAREFA, from the coding sequence GTGTATCGCGCGGATACCCCGCTGTTTCTCGCAACGCCCGCGCATACGCTGCTGGTCTGCGATGTCGCGGAGGCGATCCCGCATGCGAACGCACCGCTCGCGGCGCGCGTGAACCACGCGTTGCAGCGCGCGCGGGCCGACGGCCACGCGGGCGCGGCGGTAGTCGGTGCGGTGCCGTTCGACGTCGACGCGCCGGCCGTGCTGCGGGTCGCGCGCACGATGCTGCGCGCGCGGCCACTCGGCGCGCAGCGGGCAGCCGTGCCGGCCGGTACGCGCTACGCGACGCGCGAGGTGCCGGCCGCGGATGCCTATGCGGACGCGGTCGCGCAGGCGGTCGCCAGGATTCGCGCGGGCGAGCTCGACAAGGTGGTGCTGGCGCGCACGCTGGAGGCGACCGGCGACGCACCGGTCGACGTTGCGGCGCTCGTCGCGCGGCTGGCGTCGTGTAATCCGCACGGCTATACGTTCTCCGTGGATCTCGGCGCGGGTCGCACGCTGCTGGGCGCGAGCCCGGAGCTGCTCGTGAACCGCTTCGGCAGCGTCGTGCGCGCGAATCCGCTCGCGGGCTCCGCGCCGCGCAGCCGTGATCCGGTCGAGGACCGGCGCCGCGCGCAGGCGCTGCTGGCGTCCGCGAAGGATCTCGACGAGCACCGGGTCGTCGTCGAAGCCGTGCGCGAGAACCTCGCGCCGCTGTGTCGGCGGCTCGACGTGCCGGCACGCCCGTCGCTCGTCCATACGGAAACGATGTGGCATCTGTCGACCGAGGTGTGCGGCGAAACCGATGCGGATGCGTTGACGCTCGCACTCGCGCTGCATCCGACGCCCGCCGTCTGCGGCGCGCCGCGCGCGGCGGCGCGCGACTGCATTCGCGATGCCGAGCCGTTCGATCGCGGCTTCTACGCGGGGATGCTCGGCTGGGTCGACGCACGGGGCGACGGCGAGTGGGTCGTCACGATCCGCTGCGCCGAAGCGTTCGACCGCACGCTGCGGCTCTATGCGGGCGCGGGCGTGGTCGGCGAATCGACGCCCGACGGCGAACGCGCGGAAACCGCCGCCAAGTTCCGGACGATGCTGGATGCGCTCGGTATCGATCGCGATGCCGCAACGGGCGCCGCGCGGGAGTTCGCATGA